In Lytechinus variegatus isolate NC3 chromosome 18, Lvar_3.0, whole genome shotgun sequence, a single genomic region encodes these proteins:
- the LOC121431840 gene encoding uncharacterized protein LOC121431840: protein MSGAVNERKQEEIKVHELRGKMQVTVGEISEADVKTRLHERWKSAFGDENEAELVRLILDMEPRGFILSRLDVRRLGYQFAESKNLEHIFDRESGLASEYWIEGFLIRHPDIVLGKDDSLSQPHAPSLQEVTRYFDRLGEVMDRESLHQSPEKIYNVEECSLTMMNHSGSMLVLKGMNSGMGETNSEKPNDVTVVVGCCSATGQYIPPFIILNGKKREEFSDGLPDISSINEGSFLKWLKLFRKHAVEGKVLLIIDGLQRSYVKSVKVQRYCIDHDIILFCLPGCSKEYLQPLNQCVFNSLQDNWEYVRDSLLHEDPQATITEHNFSALFAGAWRRTASVASATLGFRACGIHPFNPVPIPSDVPTPSRTTERESNKVIVKVKEEEPMCITEMQPDSPVVQEGTGAEHAAINAKCTVETEAPNACMSSSPVVAKGADGEPLHSCGCCGGFTCSECDQGWIAC, encoded by the coding sequence ATGTCCGGAGCCGTCAATGAAAGGAAGCAAGAAGAAATCAAAGTACACGAGTTAAGAGGAAAGATGCAGGTGACAGTTGGTGAAATTTCGGAGGCTGATGTGAAAACTAGACTACATGAACGCTGGAAATCTGCGTTTGGAGATGAAAATGAAGCCGAGTTAGTGCGTCTTATCCTGGATATGGAACCACGTGGTTTCATTTTATCTAGACTAGATGTGCGTAGACTTGGATATCAGTTCGCAGAAAGCAAAAACCTTGAACATATCTTTGACAGGGAGTCTGGATTGGCGAGTGAATACTGGATTGAAGGCTTCCTCATACGTCATCCCGACATTGTGCTTGGGAAAGACGATAGCTTGTCACAGCCTCATGCACCATCTTTGCAAGAGGTTACAAGATATTTTGATCGCCTTGGTGAGGTAATGGACAGGGAATCTCTTCACCAGTCACCGGAGAAAATTTACAACGTTGAAGAGTGCAGTCTCACGATGATGAACCATTCAGGGTCCATGCTTGTGCTAAAAGGGATGAACTCTGGTATGGGTGAAACAAATTCAGAGAAACCGAACGATGTCACTGTAGTAGTTGGTTGTTGTAGTGCCACCGGACAGTATATCCCGCCGTTCATTATCTTGAATGGAAAGAAGAGGGAAGAGTTTTCTGATGGATTGCCCGACATATCATCCATCAACGAAGGCTCATTCCTAAAATGGCTGAAACTATTTCGCAAGCATGCCGTTGAAGGAAAAGTGCTACTTATCATCGATGGACTTCAGAGATCATATGTAAAGAGTGTTAAAGTGCAACGATATTGCATCGATCACGACATCATCCTATTCTGCTTGCCCGGTTGTAGCAAGGAATACCTACAACCATTGAATCAATGTGTGTTCAATTCACTGCAGGACAACTGGGAATATGTCAGGGATTCACTCTTACATGAGGATCCACAAGCAACCATCACAGAGCACAACTTTAGCGCCCTTTTCGCAGGAGCTTGGCGGAGAACTGCTTCGGTCGCAAGTGCCACCTTAGGATTCCGGGCATGCGGGATACACCCTTTTAATCCCGTTCCCATACCCAGTGATGTTCCTACACCATCTAGGACCACCGAGAGAGAATCGAACAAAGTGATAGTCAAAGTGAAAGAAGAAGAACCAATGTGCATCACTGAGATGCAACCCGACTCACCAGTTGTGCAAGAAGGGACAGGTGCTGAACATGCTGCCATTAATGCCAAATGTACTGTAGAAACTGAGGCACCAAATGCTTGTATGTCTTCAAGTCCTGTTGTTGCCAAGGGTGCGGATGGTGAACCCTTGCATTCCTGTGGGTGCTGTGGTGGGTTTACATGTAGTGAATGTGACCAGGGTTGGATTGCTTGCTAA